One Bacillus amyloliquefaciens DSM 7 = ATCC 23350 DNA window includes the following coding sequences:
- a CDS encoding GNAT family N-acetyltransferase, which translates to MIIRSAEPYDINQLTDLMYLYIVDFYKRPKPPIEHIHNLIEMLFEKNSGIQFVAEQDGKLIGFATLYFSFSTTKADKITVMNDLFVAENARGTGAAQELFKRCESFTKENGYAHMSWITAADNYRAQRFYKKMGGSLGDWLNYTI; encoded by the coding sequence TTGATAATCAGAAGCGCAGAACCCTATGATATAAACCAATTGACCGATTTAATGTATTTATATATCGTCGATTTTTATAAAAGACCTAAACCGCCGATTGAACATATACATAATTTGATTGAAATGTTATTTGAAAAGAACAGCGGTATTCAATTCGTTGCTGAACAAGATGGTAAGCTCATTGGCTTTGCAACATTATATTTTAGTTTTAGCACAACGAAAGCAGATAAAATAACAGTAATGAATGATTTATTCGTGGCAGAAAACGCAAGAGGTACAGGAGCAGCCCAAGAACTGTTTAAAAGATGCGAATCATTCACAAAAGAAAACGGGTATGCACATATGTCGTGGATAACTGCAGCTGATAATTACCGTGCACAAAGGTTCTATAAAAAGATGGGCGGTTCTCTTGGAGATTGGTTGAACTATACCATATAA
- a CDS encoding cellulose biosynthesis cyclic di-GMP-binding regulatory protein BcsB — MKKAIILITGLLLLMYNGQKAAAQELKTDGSALGKSAGAKEQQALTGDLMTLYGAKDSSELTYQIPAGASDANQSLLIDYEASNLLIAPSSLTIAIDNEPVKSIKLDGSSKRKTVKLNLSKSQSAQGYHNVSLQFYGVLKEGVCVRQDTSGNWIKIYPDSRLMLSEASKSKGADLSHFPYPFAQSGNTGEETDIILPDKPTSAEAEAAVKTEGFLKTADSRLKVSYVKESDAGKISNPSIVIGAGHHWNGKIKQLIERGNIKAEGNKLLLAERVLTAGDKRQPVLFVTAQSDKTLADKIRVITDSAYSGQLSGDSLMIGRLQPAAEKTGNKLTLDDFGAGNVTVGSNKTASEHFFYPAAAAVDKDGQVKLSLTLKTSESVRTKTDSKDVDAERAELNVMVNGQPNAVHLDDLGNKDKDGFYHVTIPIDPKLLRSSRYIDLQFVTSGLKNNNPCIDRDENKWVYIDKSSTLTYPVSGATQKPDFGQWPLPFAGDVKKKTVIVIPDNVNMQTLKELSLVTDSFGNGARQAYTVKTASDMKEADAKGRNVVFIGGLPQIPLLKSNASKLLVPSDRSGAYDVSSFQMLNETTKQIAFTQESPWDSGSGIAVFAPLSGSGAAVTKELISFLDSSSEAATVINETGSKQLFSNHQQIKSDDSSPSADTKNPSAAPNVTYIAVFAALILIAAGLIWLTARRKKRKTGNEKSEE, encoded by the coding sequence TTGAAAAAAGCGATCATATTGATAACAGGCCTTTTGCTATTGATGTATAACGGGCAGAAGGCCGCGGCTCAGGAATTAAAAACGGACGGTTCCGCCCTCGGAAAAAGCGCCGGCGCAAAAGAGCAGCAGGCGCTGACGGGTGATCTGATGACACTGTACGGGGCGAAAGACAGCTCAGAACTGACCTACCAGATTCCTGCGGGGGCTTCAGATGCCAATCAGTCGCTTCTGATTGATTACGAGGCGTCAAATTTATTAATTGCCCCGTCTTCTTTAACCATTGCCATTGACAATGAACCCGTCAAATCCATAAAGCTTGACGGCAGCTCCAAGCGGAAAACGGTAAAGCTCAATCTCAGCAAAAGCCAATCCGCCCAAGGCTATCACAATGTATCATTGCAATTTTACGGTGTATTAAAAGAGGGTGTCTGCGTCAGGCAGGATACGTCAGGCAACTGGATAAAGATTTATCCGGACAGCCGCCTTATGCTTTCAGAAGCAAGCAAGTCCAAGGGAGCGGATCTCAGCCATTTCCCGTATCCGTTTGCCCAATCAGGCAATACGGGTGAAGAAACCGATATTATCCTTCCTGACAAACCGACCTCGGCGGAAGCGGAAGCCGCAGTCAAAACAGAAGGATTTCTGAAAACGGCGGACAGCAGGCTGAAAGTATCATACGTAAAAGAATCCGATGCAGGCAAAATCAGCAATCCGTCAATTGTCATCGGCGCCGGACATCATTGGAACGGCAAAATCAAACAGCTTATCGAACGGGGAAATATCAAAGCGGAAGGAAACAAACTCCTTCTCGCGGAACGGGTGCTGACCGCCGGAGACAAACGTCAGCCCGTCCTGTTTGTCACGGCACAATCAGACAAAACGCTGGCAGATAAAATCCGCGTCATTACAGACAGCGCTTATTCAGGCCAGCTGAGCGGAGACTCACTGATGATCGGCCGTCTTCAGCCCGCTGCTGAAAAGACAGGCAATAAACTGACACTAGACGATTTCGGCGCGGGAAATGTAACGGTCGGATCAAACAAAACGGCGTCAGAGCACTTCTTTTACCCTGCGGCGGCCGCTGTTGATAAAGACGGGCAGGTCAAGCTTTCGCTCACATTAAAGACGTCGGAATCGGTCCGGACGAAGACGGATTCTAAAGATGTTGACGCTGAGAGAGCAGAGCTTAACGTCATGGTCAACGGACAGCCGAATGCGGTGCATCTTGATGATCTCGGCAATAAGGATAAAGACGGGTTTTATCACGTCACAATTCCGATTGATCCGAAGCTTTTGCGAAGCAGCAGGTATATTGATCTGCAATTTGTCACATCAGGTTTGAAAAATAACAATCCGTGTATCGACCGTGACGAAAACAAATGGGTCTATATTGATAAAAGCAGCACGCTGACTTACCCGGTAAGCGGCGCGACGCAAAAACCGGATTTCGGGCAATGGCCGCTCCCGTTTGCAGGTGACGTGAAGAAGAAAACAGTGATCGTCATCCCGGATAACGTAAACATGCAGACACTTAAAGAACTTTCTCTGGTGACGGACTCATTCGGAAACGGCGCCCGTCAGGCATATACCGTTAAGACGGCATCAGATATGAAGGAAGCGGACGCCAAAGGCCGGAATGTTGTGTTTATCGGAGGCTTGCCGCAAATTCCGCTTTTGAAATCAAACGCATCTAAGCTTCTCGTGCCGTCAGACCGAAGCGGCGCTTACGATGTTTCTTCGTTTCAGATGCTGAATGAGACGACGAAACAAATCGCATTTACACAGGAATCACCTTGGGACTCCGGCTCCGGCATAGCTGTTTTTGCTCCGTTATCAGGAAGCGGCGCGGCTGTCACAAAAGAGCTGATCAGCTTTTTAGACAGCTCAAGCGAAGCGGCAACCGTCATCAACGAAACGGGCAGCAAGCAGCTGTTTTCGAACCATCAGCAAATCAAATCCGATGACAGCAGTCCATCGGCTGATACGAAAAACCCGTCCGCCGCACCGAACGTCACGTATATCGCTGTTTTCGCAGCGCTTATTCTCATTGCGGCCGGTCTGATATGGCTCACGGCAAGAAGGAAAAAAAGAAAAACGGGCAATGAAAAAAGTGAAGAATAA
- a CDS encoding DUF2334 domain-containing protein, with amino-acid sequence MNSKWICLLLAALFMVSAVYVPRTAEAKDKKDGILIIYTSTDGEETAEVKMLDLIAGHFSSAVTVKSDGDITAADLKKNRRVIYYGVTKKKLSNHFVSLISSMPQQLISIGYNAGQFRQFTGLSLTEKETVYRIYGKKEKTDMPLEKGMSVLGVSGVKGEPLYTYRSGDGSTRPFIWKTARSDCYFGVTSLLNDSFLTAKELRKAFGESEGSTLLYLRLEDISPMSDETLLYQAGAYLHKRHIPFILAVIPVYLNPENGEKVYLADKPKMVSVLKKLQQMGGSIIIHGYTHAYRYSETGEGFEFWDAKADQPITSENADDTPVKLEKEQDFPNEKAYRAYVKPFREKEKIYTGTKLEQAIDDLTELGLYPLSFEAPHYTMSEEGYKIASSYFSSIFGQVQLSGTTWKTSGAPPFVTKPAMLDGMTLYPETIGFADNSKENPLGDMENRISRMIDFGGGVAGGFYHPYLGMKYLPELVNQKRIPGGEWLDLKKTKQTVTSASVRIKTDGDGTIHVENKIHPITAFFNHHQQTPLEKALWILSGVVLLFIIMFVCYVLYLRATLKKRIFKERRSLE; translated from the coding sequence ATGAACTCTAAATGGATATGTCTCTTATTGGCGGCGCTCTTCATGGTTTCGGCGGTTTATGTTCCCCGTACGGCGGAAGCAAAAGACAAAAAGGACGGCATTCTCATTATTTATACAAGCACGGACGGCGAAGAAACCGCTGAAGTCAAAATGCTTGATTTGATCGCGGGCCATTTCTCATCCGCCGTCACCGTTAAAAGCGACGGAGATATCACAGCCGCTGACCTTAAAAAAAATCGGCGAGTCATCTATTACGGCGTAACGAAGAAAAAGCTCAGCAATCATTTTGTATCTCTGATCAGCAGCATGCCGCAGCAGCTCATCAGCATCGGCTATAACGCCGGGCAGTTCCGCCAATTTACGGGTTTGTCCCTGACAGAAAAAGAAACGGTCTACCGCATATACGGCAAGAAAGAAAAAACAGACATGCCGCTTGAAAAAGGAATGTCCGTGCTCGGCGTATCAGGAGTAAAAGGGGAACCCCTTTATACATACCGATCCGGTGACGGCAGCACCCGTCCTTTTATATGGAAAACGGCGCGCTCTGACTGCTATTTCGGTGTGACCAGCCTGTTAAATGATTCGTTTCTGACGGCGAAAGAACTGCGTAAGGCGTTCGGAGAATCAGAGGGAAGCACCCTCCTTTATTTGCGGCTTGAAGACATCAGCCCGATGTCGGATGAAACATTGCTTTATCAAGCAGGAGCTTACCTGCATAAAAGACACATTCCGTTTATTCTGGCGGTGATTCCGGTCTATCTCAACCCGGAAAACGGAGAAAAAGTATATCTGGCGGACAAGCCGAAAATGGTAAGCGTCCTGAAAAAACTTCAGCAAATGGGCGGCAGCATCATTATCCACGGCTATACGCATGCATACCGGTACAGTGAAACGGGAGAAGGCTTTGAATTCTGGGACGCCAAAGCGGATCAGCCGATTACGTCGGAAAATGCGGACGATACCCCGGTCAAGCTTGAAAAGGAACAGGATTTTCCGAATGAAAAAGCGTACCGGGCGTATGTGAAGCCTTTTCGGGAAAAAGAAAAAATCTACACGGGAACGAAGCTGGAGCAGGCGATTGACGATCTGACAGAGCTCGGCCTTTACCCGCTGTCATTCGAAGCGCCGCATTATACGATGTCTGAAGAAGGCTACAAAATCGCGTCTTCTTATTTCTCCAGCATTTTCGGCCAAGTCCAGCTCAGCGGCACGACGTGGAAAACCTCGGGCGCCCCTCCGTTCGTCACAAAGCCGGCTATGCTGGACGGGATGACGCTTTACCCTGAAACAATCGGCTTTGCCGATAACTCAAAGGAGAACCCGCTCGGAGATATGGAGAATCGCATCTCCCGGATGATTGATTTCGGCGGCGGTGTGGCGGGAGGTTTCTACCATCCGTATCTCGGCATGAAATATCTTCCCGAGCTCGTCAATCAAAAGCGGATTCCCGGCGGCGAGTGGCTCGATCTGAAGAAAACGAAGCAAACGGTGACGTCGGCGAGCGTCAGGATCAAAACGGACGGAGACGGAACCATTCATGTGGAAAACAAGATTCATCCGATAACGGCCTTTTTCAATCACCATCAGCAGACGCCTCTGGAAAAGGCGCTTTGGATTCTCTCCGGCGTGGTGCTATTGTTTATCATCATGTTCGTCTGCTATGTCCTTTATTTGCGCGCCACATTAAAAAAACGAATCTTTAAGGAGAGAAGAAGCCTTGAGTAA
- a CDS encoding LysM peptidoglycan-binding domain-containing protein yields the protein MATLQSLNGIKDPNLIKVGQVLKLTGSAGNKRQEIILHVAARRF from the coding sequence ATGGCAACCCTCCAAAGCTTGAACGGTATCAAGGACCCGAACCTGATCAAAGTCGGCCAAGTATTAAAGCTGACCGGTTCGGCCGGCAACAAAAGGCAAGAAATCATCTTACACGTTGCCGCCAGGCGTTTTTAA
- a CDS encoding APC family permease yields MYHSIKRFLIGKPLKSQAAGEQKLTKLKALAMLSSDALSSVAYGTEQILIILATVSAAAFWYSIPIACGVLILLLALILSYRQIIYAYPQGGGAYMVSKENLGEKPGLIAGGSLLVDYILTVAVSISAGTDAITSAFPALHPYHLFIAVLLVILIMILNLRGLSESASILAYPVYLFVAALVLLIGVGLFKLMTGQVHPAEHTPIGTPVAGITLFLLLKAFSSGCSALTGVEAISNAIPAFKNPPAKNAARTLAMMGILLAILFTGITVLAYGYGTGPKPDETVISQIAAETFGRNTVYYFIQGVTSLILVLAANTGFSAFPQLAFNLARDQYMPRMFTVRGDRLGFSNGIIFLGIASILLILLFGGRTEHLIPLYAVGVFIPFTLSQTGMCIKWIRQKPKGWAVKMLINSCGAAISFMVLCILFATKFNLVWPVLLFMPAVVMLFFVIKNHYTAVGEQLRVVDQQPEEIKGTVVIVPVAGVTTVVQKSIQYAKSLSDQVIAVHVSFDRENEKKVEKRWEELDNGVRLVTLHSSYRSLVHPFDKFLETVEQKARKEQFSVMVLFPQFITKKRWQTILHNQSAFLLRVRLFWKKDIIVATLPYHFKK; encoded by the coding sequence ATGTACCATTCAATCAAAAGATTTTTGATTGGGAAACCACTGAAATCACAGGCGGCCGGAGAGCAGAAACTGACGAAACTCAAGGCGCTCGCCATGCTTTCTTCAGATGCGCTGTCATCAGTTGCTTATGGAACGGAACAGATTCTGATCATTTTGGCCACGGTAAGCGCGGCCGCGTTTTGGTATTCCATTCCGATCGCTTGCGGCGTTCTCATTTTGCTGCTTGCTTTGATTCTGTCCTACAGACAGATTATTTACGCTTATCCGCAAGGCGGAGGAGCTTATATGGTTTCAAAAGAAAACCTTGGTGAGAAGCCGGGCCTGATTGCGGGCGGCTCATTGCTTGTTGATTATATTCTGACGGTGGCGGTAAGCATTTCTGCCGGAACCGACGCCATTACATCGGCATTTCCGGCTCTGCACCCGTATCATCTGTTCATTGCTGTTTTGCTTGTGATTCTGATTATGATTTTAAATTTGAGAGGACTGTCAGAGTCGGCGTCCATACTGGCGTATCCCGTCTATCTGTTTGTGGCGGCGCTTGTCCTTTTGATCGGCGTCGGGCTGTTTAAGCTCATGACGGGGCAGGTTCATCCGGCCGAACACACGCCGATCGGCACACCCGTAGCGGGCATCACGCTGTTTTTGCTGCTGAAGGCCTTTTCTTCGGGCTGTTCGGCGCTGACTGGTGTTGAAGCCATTTCAAACGCGATCCCGGCTTTTAAAAATCCTCCGGCGAAAAACGCGGCCCGCACTCTGGCCATGATGGGGATTCTGCTGGCGATCTTATTTACGGGGATTACGGTGCTGGCGTACGGATACGGCACAGGACCGAAGCCTGACGAGACCGTCATTTCGCAAATTGCCGCGGAAACTTTCGGCCGCAATACGGTGTATTATTTCATTCAAGGCGTTACATCACTGATTCTCGTGCTTGCGGCGAATACGGGCTTTTCCGCTTTTCCGCAGCTGGCGTTTAATTTAGCGCGCGATCAGTATATGCCGAGAATGTTTACGGTTCGCGGCGACCGATTAGGCTTTTCAAACGGAATTATCTTTCTCGGTATCGCATCCATCCTGCTTATTCTATTATTCGGCGGCCGCACGGAACATCTCATCCCGCTCTATGCCGTCGGCGTGTTCATCCCGTTTACGCTGTCGCAGACGGGAATGTGCATCAAGTGGATCCGGCAGAAGCCGAAGGGCTGGGCCGTTAAAATGCTGATCAATTCTTGCGGCGCCGCCATTTCATTTATGGTGCTGTGCATTTTATTTGCGACAAAGTTCAATCTTGTCTGGCCCGTGCTGTTATTCATGCCTGCTGTCGTCATGCTGTTTTTCGTCATTAAAAATCACTACACCGCAGTCGGCGAACAGCTGCGGGTCGTTGATCAGCAGCCTGAAGAAATTAAGGGAACCGTCGTCATCGTCCCTGTCGCCGGGGTCACCACCGTCGTCCAAAAATCAATTCAGTATGCGAAATCATTATCGGATCAGGTCATTGCGGTTCATGTTTCCTTTGACAGAGAAAACGAAAAGAAGGTGGAAAAGCGCTGGGAAGAGCTTGATAACGGTGTCCGTCTCGTAACCCTGCATTCCTCATACCGCAGTCTGGTTCACCCGTTTGATAAATTTTTGGAAACGGTCGAACAGAAAGCAAGAAAAGAACAGTTCTCCGTAATGGTGCTGTTTCCGCAATTCATTACGAAAAAACGCTGGCAGACCATCCTCCACAACCAATCAGCCTTCTTGCTCCGCGTCCGGCTGTTTTGGAAGAAGGACATCATCGTCGCCACACTGCCGTATCATTTTAAAAAGTAA
- a CDS encoding glycosyltransferase family 2 protein, whose amino-acid sequence MSNILFFISLSLIWVMLLYHMFLMQGGFRHYMTFERNIPKWRAKMGELPKVSVLIPAHNEEVVLRQTLKAMVNLYYPKDRLEVIVVNDNSSDRTGDIVEEFSRQYDFIKMVITKPPHAGKRKSSALNSGFAESNGDVICVYDADNTPEKMAVYYLVLGLMNDEKAGAVVGKFRVINAAKTLLTKFINIETICFQWMAQGGRWKWFKIATIPGTNFAIRRSIIEKLGGWDDKALAEDTELTIRVYNLGYHIRFFPAAVTWEQEPETWKVWWRQRTRWARGNQYVVLKFLSQFFKLKRKRIIFDLFYFFFTYFLFFFGMIMSNTIFIINLFYDLHLAVGFLAMILWILAFFLFMTEVMITLSIEKTEMNKQNFFIVFLMYFTYSQAWIVLVIWSLFTEIKHRLFKQEVKWYKTERYNQNKSG is encoded by the coding sequence TTGAGTAACATTCTGTTTTTTATCTCATTAAGTTTAATATGGGTGATGCTTCTCTATCACATGTTTCTGATGCAGGGCGGATTCAGGCATTATATGACCTTCGAACGGAACATTCCCAAGTGGCGCGCAAAAATGGGGGAGCTCCCGAAGGTCAGCGTGCTCATTCCCGCGCATAATGAGGAGGTCGTCCTCAGGCAGACGCTGAAGGCGATGGTGAATCTGTATTATCCGAAAGACAGGCTTGAAGTCATCGTCGTGAATGATAATTCCTCCGACCGGACGGGAGACATCGTCGAAGAATTTTCCCGTCAGTATGACTTCATTAAAATGGTCATTACAAAGCCCCCGCACGCCGGTAAAAGAAAATCCTCAGCGCTGAACTCCGGTTTCGCCGAATCGAACGGGGACGTGATCTGCGTGTATGATGCGGACAACACACCGGAAAAAATGGCTGTGTATTACCTGGTTCTCGGTCTGATGAATGATGAGAAAGCCGGAGCGGTTGTCGGGAAATTCCGTGTCATCAACGCGGCCAAAACGCTCCTGACGAAGTTTATCAATATTGAAACCATCTGCTTTCAGTGGATGGCGCAGGGCGGCAGATGGAAATGGTTCAAAATCGCCACCATCCCGGGAACGAACTTCGCGATCAGGAGGAGCATTATCGAAAAGCTCGGCGGCTGGGATGATAAGGCGCTGGCGGAGGATACCGAGCTGACCATCCGCGTGTATAATCTCGGCTATCACATCCGCTTTTTTCCGGCGGCTGTGACATGGGAGCAGGAGCCTGAAACATGGAAGGTCTGGTGGCGCCAGCGGACAAGGTGGGCGCGCGGCAACCAATACGTGGTTCTCAAGTTTTTATCCCAATTTTTCAAGCTGAAACGCAAGCGGATTATCTTCGATTTGTTTTACTTCTTTTTTACGTATTTTCTGTTTTTCTTCGGTATGATCATGTCAAACACGATTTTTATCATCAATCTTTTTTACGACCTGCATCTGGCAGTCGGGTTTTTGGCGATGATTTTGTGGATACTGGCCTTTTTCCTGTTTATGACCGAGGTCATGATTACCTTAAGCATTGAAAAAACAGAAATGAACAAACAAAACTTCTTTATCGTTTTTCTCATGTACTTTACCTACTCCCAGGCTTGGATCGTGCTCGTCATCTGGTCATTATTCACAGAGATTAAGCACCGCTTGTTCAAGCAGGAAGTCAAGTGGTACAAGACGGAGCGATACAATCAAAATAAAAGCGGGTGA
- a CDS encoding diguanylate cyclase domain-containing protein — protein sequence MKISFNESQKLCSYTAVMTVLLSFFIYYVSQQSSGLLMTCITLLVAGAGLWFGAIYALVITLLVLFVLGSLLLWFQTGSFMASAGAEGLQMLVVWGIALLLFSYMSGRIHDLAKGLDRSVKQLREEITSFVAVDRVTGFDNHLRMKLELSEEIKRAERYGNSFVFLLLHMHYFKEFKSLYGEKETDRLLAFISRQIRSSVRETDKKFRPSAERFGIVLTHTPEENMPAVLAKLKKELDTYRLQNGKYVSITFRVCYLAYRKDLKTADQFLNELENEMMMNEL from the coding sequence ATGAAAATATCATTCAATGAATCACAAAAACTATGCAGCTACACAGCTGTGATGACAGTGCTGCTGTCATTTTTTATTTACTATGTGTCACAGCAATCCTCAGGGCTTCTCATGACCTGTATAACATTGCTTGTCGCGGGAGCCGGCTTATGGTTTGGGGCGATCTACGCGCTCGTCATCACTTTACTCGTCTTATTTGTTCTCGGCAGCCTGCTCCTGTGGTTTCAGACCGGGAGTTTTATGGCGTCTGCCGGTGCCGAAGGTCTGCAGATGCTGGTCGTGTGGGGGATCGCGCTGCTGCTCTTTTCCTACATGTCGGGAAGAATACACGATTTGGCCAAGGGGCTGGATCGCTCAGTTAAGCAGCTGCGGGAAGAGATCACGAGCTTTGTGGCCGTCGACAGGGTGACGGGCTTTGACAATCATCTCCGGATGAAGCTGGAACTCTCTGAGGAAATCAAGCGGGCGGAACGCTACGGCAATTCCTTCGTCTTTTTGCTGCTGCACATGCATTATTTCAAGGAATTCAAATCTCTCTACGGAGAAAAAGAGACCGACCGCCTGCTGGCATTTATCAGCCGCCAAATCCGTTCAAGCGTACGGGAAACAGACAAAAAATTCAGGCCGTCTGCCGAACGGTTCGGCATCGTGCTGACCCATACGCCTGAAGAAAACATGCCGGCCGTTCTGGCGAAGCTGAAAAAGGAATTGGATACGTACAGGCTGCAAAACGGTAAATACGTCTCAATCACTTTCCGTGTATGCTATTTGGCGTACCGAAAGGATTTAAAAACGGCCGATCAATTTTTAAATGAACTGGAAAACGAGATGATGATGAATGAACTCTAA
- a CDS encoding pyruvate oxidase, giving the protein MPSKTAGHVMTELLEQWGVGHIYGIPGDSINEFIEELRHERNNLTFIQTRHEEVAALAAAAEAKLTGQIGVCLSIAGPGAVHLLNGLYDAKADGVPVLAIAGQVASDEIGRDSFQEIKLEQMFEDVAVFNQQVHTAEALPDLLNQAIRTAYSKKGVAVLTVSDDLFAQKIKREPVYTSPIYLKADIEPKKEHLVTCAQYINNAKKPVILAGQGLKSAKEELLAFADKAAAPIVITLPAKGVVPDSHPHFLGNLGQIGTKPAYEAMEECDLLIMLGTSFPYRDYLPDDTPAIQLDSDPAKIGKRYPVNAGIVSDAALGLKELTEYIEYKDDRRFLEACTEHMKHWWKEIEKDETEATHPLRPQQVIARLRDAAAEDAVLSVDVGTVTVWMARHFKMKKQDFIVSSWLATMGCGLPGAIAASLAEPGRQSIAICGDGGFSMVMQDLPTAVKYKLPITVIILNNENLGMIEYEQRVKGNIDYVTQLQNVDYAAFAESCGAKGIKVTKHEELAPAFHEALNSNEPVVIDAVIGDEPPLPGKITYGQAKGFSKYMLKNFFENQKIEMPSLKKSLKRLF; this is encoded by the coding sequence ATGCCAAGTAAAACAGCAGGACATGTAATGACAGAGCTGCTTGAACAATGGGGAGTCGGTCATATATACGGCATTCCCGGAGACAGCATTAATGAATTTATCGAAGAATTGAGACATGAACGAAACAACCTGACATTCATCCAAACCAGGCACGAGGAAGTCGCAGCCCTGGCCGCCGCGGCTGAGGCAAAACTGACCGGACAGATCGGTGTCTGCCTTTCCATCGCAGGGCCGGGGGCCGTTCATCTGCTGAACGGTTTATACGACGCCAAAGCGGACGGCGTTCCGGTGCTGGCGATTGCGGGACAGGTTGCTTCCGATGAAATCGGCCGTGACAGCTTTCAGGAAATCAAATTAGAGCAAATGTTTGAAGACGTGGCGGTATTCAACCAGCAAGTACATACGGCAGAAGCGCTGCCCGATCTTCTGAATCAGGCGATCCGTACGGCTTACAGCAAAAAAGGGGTTGCCGTCTTAACCGTATCTGATGATTTATTCGCGCAAAAAATCAAACGGGAGCCGGTTTATACGTCGCCGATATACCTTAAAGCTGATATAGAGCCGAAAAAAGAGCATCTCGTGACATGCGCGCAATATATTAACAACGCAAAAAAGCCGGTCATTCTCGCCGGCCAAGGGTTAAAATCGGCAAAAGAGGAGCTGCTCGCATTCGCCGATAAAGCGGCCGCGCCGATTGTCATTACTCTTCCGGCAAAAGGCGTCGTGCCTGACAGCCATCCGCACTTTCTCGGGAATCTCGGGCAGATTGGCACAAAGCCCGCCTACGAAGCAATGGAGGAATGCGATCTCTTGATCATGCTCGGCACATCGTTTCCGTACAGGGATTATCTCCCGGACGATACGCCCGCCATCCAGCTTGATTCGGATCCGGCGAAAATCGGCAAACGCTATCCAGTCAATGCGGGAATCGTCAGTGATGCGGCTCTTGGGCTGAAAGAGCTGACGGAATACATTGAATATAAAGATGACAGAAGATTTTTAGAAGCCTGCACCGAGCACATGAAGCATTGGTGGAAAGAAATCGAAAAGGATGAAACCGAAGCGACTCATCCGCTCAGGCCGCAGCAGGTCATTGCCCGGCTTCGGGATGCTGCCGCAGAGGATGCCGTCCTGTCAGTGGATGTCGGAACGGTCACGGTGTGGATGGCCCGGCATTTTAAAATGAAGAAGCAGGACTTTATCGTATCAAGCTGGCTCGCCACGATGGGATGCGGGCTTCCGGGAGCCATTGCCGCAAGCCTTGCCGAACCCGGACGGCAATCCATCGCCATTTGCGGAGACGGCGGATTTTCAATGGTGATGCAGGATCTGCCGACGGCTGTTAAATATAAACTGCCGATTACGGTTATTATTTTAAACAACGAAAATTTAGGCATGATCGAATATGAACAGCGAGTCAAAGGCAACATCGACTACGTCACCCAGCTGCAAAATGTGGATTACGCCGCCTTTGCAGAAAGCTGCGGGGCAAAAGGGATCAAAGTGACGAAACACGAGGAATTGGCTCCCGCTTTCCATGAAGCGCTCAACTCAAATGAGCCGGTCGTCATCGACGCCGTCATCGGCGACGAGCCGCCGCTACCGGGAAAAATCACCTACGGCCAAGCGAAAGGCTTCAGCAAATACATGCTGAAAAACTTCTTTGAAAACCAAAAAATCGAAATGCCGTCTCTCAAGAAAAGCTTAAAAAGGCTGTTTTAA